The Benincasa hispida cultivar B227 chromosome 11, ASM972705v1, whole genome shotgun sequence genome has a segment encoding these proteins:
- the LOC120089880 gene encoding josephin-like protein yields the protein MSRKASKRVSFSPDVNDKPTVVLKHGGGDGGAGIWSFGLSRDTRYLPVRFLQSLKARVSEAIRFVSTRKSSRKVSSASTFTRSRSVSDSMDSHRAEAIEDCIEFLNHSSSLSRSNSVSGSTY from the coding sequence ATGTCAAGGAAAGCGAGCAAACGGGTCAGCTTCAGTCCAGATGTGAATGACAAACCAACAGTCGTGTTGAAACACGGCGGCGGTGACGGCGGAGCAGGAATATGGAGCTTCGGCCTGAGCAGAGACACAAGGTACTTGCCAGTCAGGTTTCTACAGAGCCTCAAGGCCAGAGTAAGTGAAGCAATTCGCTTTGTATCAACAAGAAAATCTTCACGAAAAGTTTCTTCAGCCTCCACTTTTACAAGGTCAAGATCGGTCTCGGATTCCATGGACTCGCATCGAGCTGAAGCCATTGAAGATTGCATCGAGTTCTTAAACCACTCTTCGTCTTTGTCCAGATCAAATTCAGTCTCTGGAAGTACTTACTGA
- the LOC120089877 gene encoding putative tRNA (cytidine(32)/guanosine(34)-2'-O)-methyltransferase encodes MGKASRDKRDIYYRKAKEEGWRARSAFKLLQIDEEFNIFEGVERVVDLCAAPGSWSQVLSRKLHLPAKLSPDSKDGDLPLIVAIDLQPMAPIEGVIQVQGDITNARTAEVVIRHFDGCKADLVVCDGAPDVTGLHDMDEFVQSQLILAGLTIVTHVLREGGKFIAKIFRGKDTSLLYCQLKLFFPVVTFAKPKSSRNSSIEAFAVCENYSPPEGFNPKDLHRLLEKVGSPSGGDDLDCSSGWLEGPNKVYIPFLACGDLSGYDSDRSYPLPRGAEGTYRCLDPVQPPIAPPYKRALEMKKASSQGIRELEKLSLDS; translated from the exons ATGGGCAAAGCTTCAAGAGATAAGAGG GATATATACTACCGTAAAGCAAAGGAAGAAGGTTGGCGTGCTCGAAGTGCATTTAAACTTCTTCAGATAGATGAGGAATTTAACATATTTGAAG GAGTCGAGAGAGTGGTAGATTTATGTGCAGCCCCCGGTAGTTGGAGCCAG GTCCTTAGTAGAAAATTGCATCTCCCAGCAAAGCTTTCTCCAGATTCAAA GGATGGTGATCTTCCTCTTATTGTTGCTATTGATTTACAGCCGATGGCTCCGATTGAAGGTGTTATTCAAGTGCAGGGTGATATAACAAATGCTAGGACAGCTGAAGTG GTCATTAGGCATTTTGATGGTTGCAAGGCTGACCTGGTTGTTTGTGATGGCGCACCTGATG TTACTGGTCTTCATGACATGGACGAGTTTGTTCAGTCTCAGCTCATACTAGCT GGTTTAACAATTGTTACGCATGTACTCAGAGAAGGTGGTAAGTTCATAGCAAAGATATTCCGTGGAAAGGATACCAGCCTTTTGTATTGTCAG ctgaagttatttttccCTGTGGTGACTTTTGCAAAACCAAAAAGCAGTCGCAATTCAAGTATAG AGGCATTTGCAGTTTGTGAGAACTATTCTCCTCCCGAAGGTTTCAATCCAAAAGATCTGCATCGCCTGCTGGAAAAGGTGGGAAGTCCGTCAGGAGGAGATGACTTGG ATTGCAGTAGTGGGTGGCTGGAAGGTCCCAATAAAGTTTATATCCCATTTCTTGCCTGTGGGGACCTCAGTGGATATGACTCCGACCGTTCATACCCACTGCCCAGAGGTGCCGAGGGAACTTATCGGTGCTTAGATCCTGTGCAGCCTCCTATCGCCCCTCCTTACAAGAGGGCTCTTGAAATGAAGAAAGCTTCCAGTCAAGGAATTCGAGAACTTGAAAAACTTTCCTTGGATTCCTAA